Part of the Neisseria subflava genome is shown below.
AAAACCGCACAAAACTTCCAAGCACTCGGCTACGGTGTCTGCGCCACTCGCGGTACCGCCGAATACTTGAAAGAACACGGCATCATCGTGCAAGCGGTCAACAAAGTGCAGGAAGGCCGCCCACACATCGTGGACGCAATTAAAAATGGCGAAATCGCACTGGTGGTCAACACCGTCGGCAGCACAGTACAATCTGTTACCGACAGCCACAGTATCCGCCGCACCTCCCTCACCCAACGCGTACCGCAATACACCACCATCGCCGGCGGCGAAGCCATGAGCGAAGGCGCAAAAAGCCGCGAACACTTGGGCGTGTACAGCGTACAGGAATTGCATGGCCGATTAAAAGCAATGAAGTAAGGGAAATTTGGACTGTTTTAATTCAGCCCAAGAAGATGCAATTCAGATCCACAGATTGGATTTATGACTGAATCCATGATTACTGAAATTCATCTTGATAGTTACCCATACGTTTATTACATATGAGGCCGTCTGAAAGGCTGGTTCCCAACTTTTCAGACGGCCAAACTTATCCTCTCACAACAATAAGGAAACGTCTAATGTCCGCCACACAACAACGCGCTCAACTACACCGCCAAATTTGGAAAATCGCCGATGAAGTACGCGGTGCGGTGGATGGCTGGGACTTTAAACAATACGTTCTCGGCACACTTTTCTACCGCTTTATCAGCGAAAACTTCACCGACTATATGCAGGCTGGCGACAGCAGTATTGATTACACCGCCATGTCCGACAGCATCATCACGCCTGAAATCAAAGATGATGCCGTCAAAGTCAAAGGCTATTTCATCTACCCCAGCCAGCTTTTTTGCAATATTGCCGCCGAAGCTCATCAAAACGAAGAGCTCAACACCAAGCTGAAAGAAATTTTTACTGCGATTGAAAGCTCCGCCTCCGGCTATCCGTCCGAACAAGACATCAAAGGCCTGTTTGATGACTTCGACACCACCAGTAGCCGGCTCGGCAGCACTGTTGCCGACAAAAACAAACGCCTTGCCGCCGTCCTCAAAGGCGTGGCGGAACTTGATTTCGGCAGTTTTGAAGACCACCACATCGACCTTTTCGGCGATGCCTACGAATACCTGATTTCCAACTACGCCGCTAACGCAGGCAAATCCGGCGGCGAATTTTTCACCCCGCAAAGCGTATCCAAACTGATTGCGCGGCTGGCGGTGCACGGGCAGGAGAAAGTCAACAAAATCTACGACCCCGCTTGCGGCTCGGGTAGCCTGCTCTTGCAGGCGAAAAAACAGTTTGACGAGCACATCATCGAAGAAGGCTTCTTCGGGCAGGAAATCAACCACACCACCTACAACCTCGCCCGCATGAACATGTTCCTGCACAACATCAATTACAACCAATTCCATATCGAATTGGGCGACACACTGACCAATCCCAAGCTCAAAGACAGCAAACCCTTTGATGCCATCGTTTCCAATCCGCCTTATTCCATCAACTGGATAGGCAGCGACGACCCCACCTTAATCAACGACGACCGCTTTGCCCCCGCAGGCGTACTCGCCCCGAAATCCAAAGCCGATTTTGCCTTCATCCTGCACGCACTGAACTACCTTTCCGGCAGAGGCCGCGCAGCCATCGTCTCATTCCCCGGCATTTTCTATCGCGGTGGTGCAGAGCAGAAAATCCGCCAATATCTAGTGGAGGGCAACTACGTGGAAACCGTGATTGCCCTTGCGCCCAATCTCTTTTACGGCACCAGCATCGCCGTCAATATCCTGGTTTTGTCCAAACACAAAGACAATACCGACATCCAATTCATCGACGCAAGCGGCTTCTTCAAAAAAGAAACCAACAACAACGTCTTAACCGAAGAACACATTGCTGAAATCGTCAAACTCTTCGCCGATAAAGCCGATGTGCCGCATATCACCCAAAACGCTGCCCAGCAAACCGTCAAAGACAACGGCTACAACCTCGCCGTTAGCAGCTATGTCGAAGCCGAAGACACCCGCGAAGCCGTCGACATCAAACAGCTCAACGCCGAAATCAGCGAAACCGTCGCCAAAATCGAACGGCTGCGGCGTGAAATTGACGAAGTGATTACAGAGATTGAGGCCTAGGCAGTTGTTGCATGTTTTGCAACAACTGAATGAGAAAGAGGCCGTCTGAAAATACGGGCGGCAACCTGTAAGCAATCCTTACAAGTTCAAATCAAGAAATTTTCGGGGAAAAATACATGACAACAGAAAACAACGCTTTTGAAAACGCCAAACACATCGACGAAACAGGCAATGAATATTGGTCGGCGCGCACCTTGCAGACAAAGTAGGGTGGGCTTCAGCCCACCGAAACAACGGCAAAACAGCAGGCGGATTGGTGGGCTGAAGCCCACCCTACGGCGGACAAAACCGCCCCACATCCCGCCGCAGCGGGAAAGAAACGGAAAACAACCATGGATATGCAAAGCAAAGCGAAAAAATTGATTGAGATGATTCAGACGGCACCGGTGGAGTGGAAGCCGTTGGGGGAGGTGTGTCTTATTGCAGATAACTTAAGGAAGCCTGTTAAAGCATCTTTACGTGTCGCAGGCAAAATTCCTTATTATGGTGCAAATAATATCCAGGACTATGTTGATGGATATACGCACGATGGAGAATTTTTACTAATTGCAGAAGATGGCTCTGCCAGCTTAACTAATTATTCTATTCAATGGGTAGTAGGAAAATTTTGGGCGAATAATCACGTTCATGTTGTTCAGGGTAATAAACTATTGAATAATAGATTTCTATTTCATTATTTGAGACAGATGAATTTTATCCCTTATTTAGTAGGAGGAGATAGAGCAAAGTTAACAAAGGCAAAGATGTTAGAAATAAAAATCCCCATCCCGCCCCTGGAAACTCAGCAAAAAATTGTAAAAATACTTGATAAATTCACCGAGCTGGAAGCTACGCTGGAAGCTACGCTGGAAGCAGAATTAGCCCTGCGCAAACGCCAATACCAGTATTACCGCGACTTTCTTTTAGATTTTGACAATCAAATCGGAGGGGGGATAGCTGATAGCTATAAAGGCCGTCTGAAAGATGTGGTTTGGAAAACGTTAGGGGAGGTTTGCCATAATATTTCTTCCGGGAAAAACAAAAAAAGAGATATAAATGGTATTTATCCCATTTATGGATCGACGGGAGTTATTGGAAAAACAAATGAAAAAGTTTATGGCAAACAACACATTTTGGTAGCTCGTGTAGGTGCAAATGCTGGTTTTGTTCATATTGGAGAAGGTGAATATGATGTTTCAGACAATACCTTAATTATTGATAATAAAGATAACATTCTATTTGGATATTTGTTTTACGTATTAAAAAATATGAAATTAAATCAATTTGCACGAGGAGCAGGACAACCCCTTCTTACAGCTGGTCAACTTAAATCCCTTAAAATCCCCATCCCTCCGCTCCCCGAACAGGAAAAAATTGCCGCCATCCTAGACAAATTCGACACCCTGACCCACTCCATCAGCGAAGGCCTGCCGCACGAAATCGCCCTGCGCCGCAAACAATACGAATATTACCGCGAACAGCTGCTTGCCTTCCCCAAGGCAGCCTGAAAAAGCAGCCTGCACATTTTCAGGTAGCCCAATCCGAACATCAAACCGTTTAAAACCCGATACCGCAAAGGACGACCCGTGAACCTCGAAACCAAACCCATCGCCGAAACGCCGAATTTCATCGTGCTTGACCAATATGAAAAAATCGAACAGTCGGGCAGCTACCAATCGGAAAACCAGTTGGAAGCGGAGTTAATCACCGATTTGCAGAATCAGGGGTACGAATACCGCAAAGACTTGAACAGCCAAAGCAGGCTGCTGGAAAACCTGCGCGCCCAGTTGCAGCGGCTGAACGATGTGGCGTTTTCAGACGGCGAATGGGCGAGGTTTTTAACGGAATATCTGGACAGGCCGTCTGAAAACATTACCGATAAAACCCGCAAAATCCACGACGACCATATCTATGATTTCGCTTTTGATGACGGCCGTCTGAAAAACATTTATCTGCTGGACAAGAAAAACCTTGCCCGCAACCATGTGCAGGTTATCAACCAGTTTGAGCAGACGGGCACGCATGCAAACCGCTATGACGTTACCGTGTTGGTAAACGGCTTGCCGCTGGTGCAGATTGAATTGAAAAAGCGCGGCGTGGCGGTGCGTGAAGCATTCAATCAGGTGCACCGTTACAGCAAAGAGAGCTTCAACAGCGAAAATTCGTTGTTCAAATTCCTGCAAATCTTCGTGATTTCCAACGGCACGGACACGCGCTATTTCGCCAACACCACCAAGCGCGACAAAAACAGCTTTGATTTCACGATGAATTGGGCGCGGTCGGACAATAATCCGATTAAGGATTTGAAAGACTTTACCGCCACGTTCCTGCAGAAAAGCGTATTGCTGAGCGTTTTGCTGCATTACAGCGTGTTCGATGCGAATGATACGCTGCTGATTATGCGGCCGTATCAGATTGCCGCTGCCGAACGCATTTTGTGGAAAATCAACAGTTCGGCACAGGCGAAGAATTGGAGCAAGCCGGAAAGCGGCGGCTATGTTTGGCATACCACGGGCAGCGGCAAAACGCTGACCAGCTTTAAGGCGGCGCGTCTGGCGACGGAATCGGCGTTTATCGACAAGGTTTTCTTCGTGGTGGACAGGAAGGATTTGGACTATCAGACGATGAAAGAATACCAACGTTTTTCGCCCGACAGCGTGAATGGTTCGGAAAGCACGGCGGGCTTGAAACGCAATTTGGAAAAAGACGACAACAAAATCATCGTTACCACCATTCAAAAGCTGAATAACCTGATGAAGGGTGAAGATAATCTGCCGGTTTATCACCAGCAGGTTGTCTTTATTTTCGACGAATGCCACCGTTCGCAATTTGGCGAAGCGCAAAAAAATCTGAAAAAGAAATTTAAAAAATTCTGCCAGTTCGGCTTTACCGGTACGCCGATTTTTCCCGAAAACGCTTTGGGCGCGGAAACCACGGCGGGCGTGTTCGGGCGGGAGCTGCATTCTTATGTGATTACCGATGCCATCCGCGATGAAAAAGTATTGAAATTCAAAGTGGATTACAACGATGTGCGCCCGCAGTTCAAAGCCGTGGAAGCGGAACAGGACGAGAAAAAACTAAGTGCCGCCGAAAACCGCCAAGCCCTGCTGCATCCCGAACGCATCCGCGAAATCACGCAATATATCCTGAACCAGTTCAGGCAGAAAACGCACCGCTTGAATGCGGGCGGCAAGGGCTTTAACGCCATGCTTGCCGTCAGCAGCGTGGATGCGGCGAAGTGCTATTACGAAGCGTTCAAAACACAACAGGCAGGCAGCCTGAACCCGCTGAAAGTGGCCACCATTTTTTCCTTTGCAGCCAACGAAGAGCAAAACGCCGTCGGTGAAATTGTTGACGAGACCTTCGAACCGGAAGCGATGGACAGCAGCGCGAAAGAATTTTTGCAGGCTGCCATCAACGATTACAACGCCTGTTTCAAAACCAATTTCGGCACGGACAGCAAAGCCTTTCAGAACTACTACCGCGATTTGGCAAAACGGGTGAAAAACCAGGAAGTGGATTTGCTGATTGTGGTCGGCATGTTTTTGACGGGTTTTGACGCGCCGACGCTGAATACGCTGTTTGTCGATAAAAATCTGCGCTATCACGGCCTGATGCAGGCGTTTTCTCGCACCAACCGCATTTACGATGCC
Proteins encoded:
- a CDS encoding type I restriction-modification system subunit M translates to MSATQQRAQLHRQIWKIADEVRGAVDGWDFKQYVLGTLFYRFISENFTDYMQAGDSSIDYTAMSDSIITPEIKDDAVKVKGYFIYPSQLFCNIAAEAHQNEELNTKLKEIFTAIESSASGYPSEQDIKGLFDDFDTTSSRLGSTVADKNKRLAAVLKGVAELDFGSFEDHHIDLFGDAYEYLISNYAANAGKSGGEFFTPQSVSKLIARLAVHGQEKVNKIYDPACGSGSLLLQAKKQFDEHIIEEGFFGQEINHTTYNLARMNMFLHNINYNQFHIELGDTLTNPKLKDSKPFDAIVSNPPYSINWIGSDDPTLINDDRFAPAGVLAPKSKADFAFILHALNYLSGRGRAAIVSFPGIFYRGGAEQKIRQYLVEGNYVETVIALAPNLFYGTSIAVNILVLSKHKDNTDIQFIDASGFFKKETNNNVLTEEHIAEIVKLFADKADVPHITQNAAQQTVKDNGYNLAVSSYVEAEDTREAVDIKQLNAEISETVAKIERLRREIDEVITEIEA
- a CDS encoding restriction endonuclease subunit S codes for the protein MDMQSKAKKLIEMIQTAPVEWKPLGEVCLIADNLRKPVKASLRVAGKIPYYGANNIQDYVDGYTHDGEFLLIAEDGSASLTNYSIQWVVGKFWANNHVHVVQGNKLLNNRFLFHYLRQMNFIPYLVGGDRAKLTKAKMLEIKIPIPPLETQQKIVKILDKFTELEATLEATLEAELALRKRQYQYYRDFLLDFDNQIGGGIADSYKGRLKDVVWKTLGEVCHNISSGKNKKRDINGIYPIYGSTGVIGKTNEKVYGKQHILVARVGANAGFVHIGEGEYDVSDNTLIIDNKDNILFGYLFYVLKNMKLNQFARGAGQPLLTAGQLKSLKIPIPPLPEQEKIAAILDKFDTLTHSISEGLPHEIALRRKQYEYYREQLLAFPKAA
- a CDS encoding type I restriction endonuclease subunit R, which produces MNLETKPIAETPNFIVLDQYEKIEQSGSYQSENQLEAELITDLQNQGYEYRKDLNSQSRLLENLRAQLQRLNDVAFSDGEWARFLTEYLDRPSENITDKTRKIHDDHIYDFAFDDGRLKNIYLLDKKNLARNHVQVINQFEQTGTHANRYDVTVLVNGLPLVQIELKKRGVAVREAFNQVHRYSKESFNSENSLFKFLQIFVISNGTDTRYFANTTKRDKNSFDFTMNWARSDNNPIKDLKDFTATFLQKSVLLSVLLHYSVFDANDTLLIMRPYQIAAAERILWKINSSAQAKNWSKPESGGYVWHTTGSGKTLTSFKAARLATESAFIDKVFFVVDRKDLDYQTMKEYQRFSPDSVNGSESTAGLKRNLEKDDNKIIVTTIQKLNNLMKGEDNLPVYHQQVVFIFDECHRSQFGEAQKNLKKKFKKFCQFGFTGTPIFPENALGAETTAGVFGRELHSYVITDAIRDEKVLKFKVDYNDVRPQFKAVEAEQDEKKLSAAENRQALLHPERIREITQYILNQFRQKTHRLNAGGKGFNAMLAVSSVDAAKCYYEAFKTQQAGSLNPLKVATIFSFAANEEQNAVGEIVDETFEPEAMDSSAKEFLQAAINDYNACFKTNFGTDSKAFQNYYRDLAKRVKNQEVDLLIVVGMFLTGFDAPTLNTLFVDKNLRYHGLMQAFSRTNRIYDATKTFGNIVCFRDLEQATIDAITLFGDKNTKNVVLEKSYEEYMNGYTDDQTGEARRGYLDIAKELHERFPDPDKIETEKDKKDFAKLFGEYLRAENVLQNYDEFAALCELQNVDAADEDAMKAFQEKYYLSDEDVQEMRQVPMPSERAVQDYRSAYNDIRDWLRRQKAGEQKEQSKIDWDDVVFEVDLLKSQEINLDYILQLVFEHHKKIKGKAELVEEIRRIIRASIGHRAKESLIVDFINDTDLDKVPDVPTILETFYAYAQEVMKSEAAELIAAEGLNETAAKRYLTSSLKRGYASENGTELTEALPKMSPLNPQYLTKKQSVFQKISVFIEKFKGIGKNI